A window from Burkholderiales bacterium encodes these proteins:
- a CDS encoding heterodisulfide reductase subunit C has translation MATYAEMQEIFDDIRSDFRYDHELNGCLNCGICTATCPSAQFYDYSPREIVQLLWTENVEQIYDAMQEKIWACAQCMTCAARCPFKNSPGGLVAIMREVAIKHGMQSAKDVLRPFGRVMLKLITTGNQLSPDMIQPDHFPDWGPNIQKVEGDLKTLRKAIPMKTLQTTETAWEVSLKTSIEMYTIWEMTGVLKSLETMDENLYDVIEDFIDEKKEEYEEWLEEQEQD, from the coding sequence ATGGCGACCTACGCCGAGATGCAGGAGATTTTCGACGACATCCGTAGCGATTTCCGCTACGACCACGAGCTCAACGGCTGCCTCAACTGCGGCATCTGCACCGCCACCTGTCCCTCGGCCCAGTTCTACGATTACAGCCCCCGGGAGATCGTCCAGCTCCTGTGGACCGAGAACGTGGAGCAGATCTACGACGCGATGCAGGAGAAGATCTGGGCCTGCGCCCAGTGCATGACCTGCGCCGCGCGTTGCCCGTTCAAGAATTCCCCCGGGGGCCTCGTGGCCATCATGCGGGAGGTGGCCATCAAGCACGGGATGCAGTCGGCGAAAGACGTGCTGCGCCCCTTCGGGCGGGTGATGCTCAAGCTCATCACCACCGGCAACCAGCTCTCGCCGGACATGATCCAGCCGGACCACTTTCCCGACTGGGGCCCCAACATCCAGAAGGTGGAAGGGGACCTGAAGACCCTGCGCAAGGCGATCCCCATGAAGACCCTCCAGACCACCGAAACGGCCTGGGAGGTCTCCCTCAAGACCTCGATCGAGATGTACACCATCTGGGAGATGACCGGCGTCCTCAAGTCCCTGGAAACGATGGACGAGAACCTGTACGACGTGATCGAGGACTTCATCGACGAGAAGAAAGAGGAATACGAAGAGTGGCTCGAGGAACAGGAGCAGGACTGA
- a CDS encoding DMSO reductase encodes MHPAFSVIFLTTLIGAGQGLYMALYLVDLGARLGRLPPMDDASFHALGGLIALVLLAAGLLASFFHLGHPERAWRSAAMWRTSWLSREVIVLPLFMTLVCLWSLGKWLGWPGMAVLGAAAVIVSVALFVCTGMIYACIKFLQEWHSPLTVVNYLLLGSASGFTLATAWAAWHGETNVPFLGAWAIALTFAAFLTRSATLVRNARLRPKSSLQTAIGVRHSRIVQKSQGFMGGSFNTREFFHGKPPAVLRHVKWAFLVLAFPVPLILLAAGLYALAAGKQAFSFSLLAAAFALQYLGLVAERWFFFAQANHPQNLYYQVVS; translated from the coding sequence ATGCATCCCGCTTTTTCCGTCATTTTCCTGACGACCTTGATCGGCGCTGGCCAGGGGTTGTACATGGCCCTCTATCTGGTGGATCTGGGGGCTCGGCTCGGAAGGCTCCCGCCCATGGACGACGCGTCTTTCCACGCCCTGGGCGGGCTCATCGCCCTCGTGCTTCTTGCCGCGGGGCTCCTCGCTTCCTTTTTCCACCTGGGGCATCCCGAGCGGGCGTGGCGCTCGGCCGCCATGTGGCGCACCTCCTGGCTATCCCGAGAGGTCATCGTGCTGCCCTTGTTCATGACCCTCGTCTGCCTGTGGAGCCTGGGCAAGTGGCTCGGCTGGCCCGGCATGGCGGTTCTCGGGGCCGCGGCGGTGATCGTCTCCGTGGCGCTTTTCGTCTGCACGGGGATGATCTACGCGTGCATCAAGTTCCTCCAGGAATGGCACTCGCCCCTCACGGTGGTGAACTACCTGCTCCTCGGCTCCGCCTCCGGGTTCACCTTGGCCACGGCCTGGGCTGCTTGGCATGGGGAGACCAACGTCCCCTTTCTCGGCGCCTGGGCCATCGCCCTCACCTTCGCCGCCTTCCTCACCCGGAGCGCCACCCTGGTGCGCAACGCCCGCTTGAGGCCCAAATCGTCCCTGCAAACCGCCATCGGCGTCCGCCACAGCCGCATCGTGCAGAAGTCCCAGGGGTTCATGGGGGGCTCCTTCAACACCCGGGAGTTTTTCCACGGGAAGCCCCCGGCGGTCCTCAGACATGTCAAGTGGGCGTTCCTGGTGCTCGCTTTCCCCGTTCCGCTGATCCTCCTGGCCGCAGGCCTCTACGCGCTGGCCGCGGGCAAGCAGGCGTTCTCTTTTTCCCTGCTGGCGGCCGCCTTCGCCCTTCAATACCTGGGCCTGGTGGCTGAGCGCTGGTTTTTCTTCGCCCAGGCCAATCACCCGCAAAATCTTTATTATCAAGTAGTTTCTTAG
- the gcvH5 gene encoding glycine cleavage system H protein 5, which yields MATVRGCNFPDDLYYNVENNVWARREADGTVTVGLTSYACALAGEIVSYTPKKVGKNVELNKSVCTVESGKWVGPVKAPVSGEVIAVNDAVQAKPGTINADPYGAGWLVKMKPSQWDAESANLQTGAAAAQAFEAKMQADGFGGCA from the coding sequence ATGGCGACCGTGCGAGGCTGCAACTTTCCTGACGACTTGTACTACAACGTGGAGAACAACGTGTGGGCGCGCCGGGAGGCGGACGGCACCGTCACCGTCGGCTTGACCAGCTACGCCTGTGCGCTGGCGGGGGAGATCGTCTCGTATACGCCAAAGAAGGTGGGAAAAAACGTCGAACTCAACAAGTCCGTGTGCACCGTGGAGTCCGGCAAGTGGGTCGGTCCGGTCAAGGCGCCGGTCTCGGGCGAGGTGATCGCCGTCAACGACGCGGTGCAGGCGAAGCCGGGCACCATCAACGCGGATCCCTACGGCGCCGGCTGGCTGGTCAAGATGAAGCCGAGCCAGTGGGATGCGGAATCGGCGAACCTCCAGACGGGGGCGGCCGCCGCCCAGGCCTTCGAGGCCAAGATGCAGGCCGACGGTTTCGGCGGTTGCGCTTGA
- the gcvH3 gene encoding glycine cleavage system H protein 3, translating into MECNGCEFRPELYYDGEYQIWVRVENDGTVSVGMTDLSQTIAGRILHVRVRRPGTLRPAGKPVATIESGKWAGPVPNPFDCTIEAANPEVLDDPALLNRAPFDAWIARVRPAGDLEKALEGLVTGEAARTGYCARARREDIRCERPSS; encoded by the coding sequence ATGGAGTGCAATGGCTGCGAGTTTCGACCCGAGCTGTATTACGATGGGGAGTACCAGATCTGGGTCCGCGTGGAGAACGACGGGACGGTGTCCGTGGGCATGACCGACCTCTCCCAAACCATTGCCGGCCGGATCCTGCACGTGCGGGTGCGCCGCCCGGGGACGCTGCGGCCCGCCGGCAAGCCCGTGGCCACCATCGAAAGCGGTAAGTGGGCGGGGCCCGTGCCCAATCCCTTCGATTGCACCATCGAAGCGGCCAACCCCGAAGTGCTGGACGATCCGGCGCTGCTCAATCGTGCTCCCTTCGACGCCTGGATCGCCCGGGTGCGGCCCGCTGGCGATCTGGAGAAAGCCCTCGAAGGCCTGGTGACCGGCGAGGCGGCCCGCACGGGCTACTGCGCCCGGGCCCGGCGCGAGGACATCCGCTGCGAAAGGCCCTCGTCCTGA
- the hdrA gene encoding heterodisulfide reductase subunit A, giving the protein MTEKTVLVVGAGPTGLSAAAAVASAGQRVVLVEKENILGGAPILSGYAKLVPSGEWAKDAIGRMVKRVVENPLITVHKSARVTKVEGSHGDFTATLSNGQTVKCGAILLGTGFTHFDSINKPEWGFGTFEDVVTTTQVEQMVAAGKIYCPSDGRVPERVAILLCVGSRDRQIGREWCSKICCTVSANLAIEIKEISPKTDVFIYYMDIRTFGLYEDKYYWKSQEEFKTKFVKARIAEVTQGPDGRLLVKGEDTLVKRPIVIPMDLVVHAIGMDPNLDNPEIARVFGVGLEKHGFLERGEHYTSSFSSTRRGVYVGGAALGPEDIDTCVSHGLAMAMRAVGDLNALVHKAAA; this is encoded by the coding sequence ATGACGGAAAAAACTGTGCTGGTGGTGGGGGCGGGCCCCACCGGGTTGTCGGCGGCGGCGGCGGTGGCTTCGGCGGGCCAGCGGGTCGTGCTGGTGGAGAAGGAGAACATTCTGGGAGGCGCGCCGATCCTCTCCGGCTACGCCAAGCTGGTCCCTTCCGGGGAATGGGCCAAGGACGCCATCGGCCGCATGGTCAAGCGGGTGGTGGAGAACCCGCTGATTACCGTGCACAAAAGCGCCAGGGTGACGAAGGTGGAGGGCAGCCACGGCGACTTCACGGCGACGCTGTCCAACGGCCAGACGGTCAAGTGCGGTGCCATCCTCCTCGGCACCGGCTTCACCCATTTCGACTCCATCAACAAGCCCGAGTGGGGCTTCGGCACCTTCGAGGACGTGGTGACCACCACCCAGGTGGAACAGATGGTGGCCGCCGGCAAGATCTATTGTCCGTCCGACGGGCGGGTGCCGGAGCGGGTGGCGATCCTGCTGTGCGTGGGTTCCCGCGACCGACAGATCGGGCGGGAGTGGTGCTCCAAGATCTGTTGCACCGTCTCCGCCAACCTGGCGATAGAGATCAAGGAGATCTCTCCCAAGACGGATGTCTTTATCTACTACATGGACATCCGCACCTTCGGGCTGTACGAGGACAAGTACTACTGGAAATCCCAGGAGGAGTTTAAGACCAAGTTCGTGAAGGCCCGCATTGCCGAGGTCACCCAGGGGCCCGACGGGCGGCTCCTGGTGAAAGGGGAGGACACCCTGGTCAAGCGCCCCATCGTGATTCCCATGGATCTGGTGGTCCACGCCATCGGCATGGACCCGAACCTGGACAACCCGGAGATCGCCCGGGTGTTCGGGGTGGGACTGGAGAAGCACGGCTTCCTGGAGCGCGGCGAGCACTACACCAGCTCCTTCAGCAGCACCCGCCGTGGCGTCTACGTGGGGGGCGCCGCCCTCGGGCCCGAAGACATCGACACCTGCGTCTCCCACGGCCTAGCGATGGCCATGAGGGCGGTCGGAGACCTGAATGCTCTGGTTCACAAAGCAGCGGCATGA
- a CDS encoding iron-sulfur cluster protein produces the protein MTQLALVIDLNVCVGCHACVTSCKEWNTSGQAGYLSDDRPYEADPTGCFFNRVQTFEVGEYPHTETVHFPKSCLHCEDPPCVPVCPTGASYKRAEDGIVLVDYDKCIGCKYCSWACPYGVRELDEHQKVMKKCTLCVDRIYDERLPPSERKPACVLACPTNARLFGDVHDPESEVSRAIRENAGYTLMPEWGTHPANHYLPRRKTRLEIRAEDLQRADNPLKIDGKLPKPALKEPSLDDVTSW, from the coding sequence ATGACGCAGCTTGCCCTGGTCATCGATCTCAACGTGTGCGTGGGCTGTCACGCCTGCGTCACCAGCTGCAAAGAGTGGAATACCTCGGGTCAGGCCGGCTACCTGTCGGATGACCGGCCCTACGAGGCCGACCCGACCGGCTGCTTCTTCAACCGGGTGCAGACTTTCGAGGTGGGGGAGTACCCCCACACCGAGACCGTGCATTTCCCCAAGTCCTGCCTGCATTGCGAGGATCCACCCTGCGTACCGGTGTGTCCCACCGGGGCCAGCTACAAGCGGGCGGAAGACGGCATCGTGCTGGTGGACTACGACAAGTGCATCGGCTGCAAGTACTGCTCCTGGGCCTGCCCCTACGGCGTGCGGGAGCTGGACGAGCACCAGAAGGTGATGAAGAAGTGCACCCTGTGCGTGGACCGCATCTACGACGAGCGGCTTCCGCCCTCGGAGCGCAAGCCCGCCTGCGTGCTGGCCTGCCCCACCAACGCGCGGCTGTTCGGCGACGTTCATGACCCCGAATCGGAGGTGTCCAGGGCGATCCGGGAAAACGCTGGCTACACGTTGATGCCGGAGTGGGGCACCCACCCGGCGAACCACTATCTCCCGCGGCGCAAGACCCGGCTGGAGATCCGGGCCGAGGACCTGCAGCGGGCCGACAACCCTCTCAAGATCGACGGCAAGCTGCCCAAGCCCGCCCTGAAGGAACCCTCCCTGGACGATGTGACGAGCTGGTAA
- a CDS encoding radical SAM protein, whose translation MSDWLSIVERVEALEDLELDPRLVDGMASRYGRLSGERIDGINFYTPTFKAYATSEIAGCGKSAWPAVSITGPECKLACDHCKAKILEPMIPARTPEALWQVVNEQIAAGARGMLLTGGSNHRNEVEYGPFYPVIRRIKDAFPGFKIALHTALVDRDIARRMEDSGIDAAMMDVIGAQDTIRQVYHLRRGVEDFEASLAYLTETSLKVVPHIVIGLHYGRLLGEWNALEMLKRHPPDALVLVVVMPFYAPAHRPFATTDPKEVGAFFMDAREALPDTPILLGCARPAGRAKTEIDAYAVLAGLNGIAHPADGMVELAARLGRDVRVTPACCSIAVGDEVLALEGDSEGLTIDLDRVIEEERRRSRPPAGAGGLAGIRVVVSGSPG comes from the coding sequence ATGTCCGACTGGTTGAGCATCGTTGAGCGCGTGGAGGCGCTGGAGGACCTGGAGCTGGATCCCCGGCTGGTCGATGGCATGGCCTCCCGCTACGGCAGGCTCAGCGGCGAGCGCATAGACGGGATCAATTTCTATACCCCCACGTTCAAGGCCTACGCCACCTCCGAGATCGCCGGTTGCGGCAAGAGCGCCTGGCCCGCCGTGTCCATCACCGGGCCCGAATGCAAGCTCGCCTGCGACCACTGCAAGGCCAAGATCTTGGAGCCCATGATCCCTGCCAGGACGCCCGAAGCCCTGTGGCAAGTGGTGAACGAGCAGATCGCCGCGGGCGCCCGGGGGATGCTCCTCACCGGCGGCTCCAACCACCGCAACGAGGTGGAGTACGGGCCTTTTTACCCCGTGATCCGGCGCATCAAGGACGCCTTCCCCGGGTTCAAGATCGCGCTGCACACGGCGCTGGTGGACCGGGACATTGCCCGGCGCATGGAAGACTCCGGAATCGACGCCGCCATGATGGACGTGATCGGCGCCCAGGACACCATCCGCCAGGTCTACCACCTGCGCCGCGGCGTGGAGGACTTCGAGGCCTCCCTGGCGTACCTTACCGAGACTTCCCTCAAGGTGGTGCCCCATATCGTGATTGGCCTGCACTACGGTCGGCTCCTGGGGGAGTGGAACGCCCTGGAGATGCTCAAGCGCCATCCGCCAGATGCGCTGGTGCTGGTGGTGGTGATGCCCTTTTACGCGCCGGCGCACCGCCCCTTCGCCACGACGGACCCGAAGGAGGTGGGGGCCTTTTTCATGGACGCCCGGGAGGCCCTGCCCGACACGCCGATCCTCCTGGGCTGCGCCCGCCCAGCGGGCCGGGCTAAGACCGAGATCGACGCCTACGCGGTGCTGGCGGGGCTGAACGGCATCGCTCATCCTGCGGACGGCATGGTGGAGCTGGCGGCGCGCCTGGGGCGGGACGTGCGGGTGACGCCCGCCTGCTGCTCCATCGCGGTGGGGGACGAAGTGCTTGCCCTGGAGGGCGACAGCGAGGGTCTCACGATCGACCTCGATCGCGTGATCGAAGAGGAACGACGGCGCAGCCGACCCCCGGCCGGTGCCGGCGGGCTCGCCGGAATCCGGGTCGTGGTGTCGGGATCGCCGGGCTGA
- a CDS encoding heterodisulfide reductase subunit B, whose amino-acid sequence MSNPFSLPSDGSGIAGHGSFFQPTNLSKEEAEKATEWVRKHVDRRTIDLGERMEDVREHLWELEKDGEIIVHRVTDAHRPVEVQTLFGWTKKIPTVQLWHHKSCGQCGNIPGYPTSLLWTMNRLGFVPGRDYLDETDQTSCTAWNYHGSGIGNVESLAAVFLRNFHQAYVSGKQHGYGAGHFYPLVHCGTSFGNYKEIRKYLLESAELRERVKKILAKLGRLVDGKLVIPEEIVHYSEWVHVMRNRIASELQKIDVSHIRVVMHAACHYYKMVHEDAIYDPTVLGGNRTAVGTSIAQALGAQVIDYSTWYDCCGFGFRHIISEREFTRSFTMDRKIRVAVEEAKADVMIGNDTGCITTMDKNQWIGRAHGQNFQIPVMADIQFAALACGADPFKIVQLQWHASPCEELVEKMGISWTEAKKNFEAYLQEVKAGRIEHLYDPKLAGSMAA is encoded by the coding sequence ATGAGCAACCCGTTTTCCCTTCCCTCCGACGGCAGCGGCATCGCCGGCCACGGCTCGTTTTTCCAGCCGACCAACCTGTCCAAGGAGGAGGCCGAAAAGGCCACCGAGTGGGTGCGCAAGCACGTGGACCGGCGCACCATCGACCTGGGCGAGCGCATGGAAGACGTGCGCGAGCACCTGTGGGAGCTGGAGAAGGACGGCGAGATCATCGTTCACCGCGTGACCGACGCCCACCGGCCGGTGGAGGTGCAGACGCTCTTCGGCTGGACCAAGAAGATCCCCACGGTGCAGCTCTGGCACCACAAGTCCTGCGGCCAGTGCGGCAACATCCCGGGCTACCCAACGTCCTTGCTCTGGACCATGAACCGGCTCGGCTTCGTCCCCGGCCGGGACTACCTGGACGAGACCGACCAGACCTCCTGCACCGCCTGGAACTACCACGGCTCGGGCATCGGCAACGTGGAGTCGCTCGCCGCCGTGTTCCTGCGAAACTTCCACCAGGCCTACGTCTCCGGCAAGCAGCACGGCTACGGCGCCGGCCACTTTTATCCGCTTGTCCACTGCGGGACCTCCTTCGGCAACTACAAGGAGATCCGCAAGTACCTGCTCGAATCCGCCGAGCTGCGGGAGCGGGTGAAAAAGATCCTCGCCAAGCTCGGGCGGCTGGTGGACGGCAAGCTCGTGATCCCGGAGGAGATCGTCCACTACTCGGAATGGGTGCACGTGATGCGCAACCGCATCGCCTCCGAGCTGCAGAAGATCGACGTCTCGCATATCCGCGTGGTCATGCACGCCGCCTGTCACTACTACAAGATGGTGCACGAGGACGCGATCTACGACCCGACGGTGCTCGGCGGCAACCGCACCGCGGTGGGCACCTCCATCGCCCAGGCCCTCGGCGCCCAGGTGATCGATTACTCCACCTGGTACGACTGCTGCGGCTTCGGCTTCCGCCATATCATTTCCGAGCGGGAGTTCACCCGCTCCTTCACCATGGACCGTAAGATCCGGGTGGCGGTGGAGGAGGCCAAGGCGGACGTGATGATCGGCAACGACACGGGCTGCATCACCACCATGGACAAGAACCAGTGGATCGGGCGCGCCCACGGCCAGAACTTCCAGATCCCGGTGATGGCCGACATCCAGTTCGCGGCGCTCGCCTGCGGGGCGGACCCCTTCAAGATCGTGCAGCTCCAGTGGCACGCGAGCCCGTGCGAGGAGCTGGTGGAGAAAATGGGCATCTCCTGGACCGAGGCGAAGAAGAATTTCGAGGCCTATCTCCAGGAGGTCAAGGCCGGCCGGATCGAGCACCTCTACGACCCGAAACTCGCTGGGAGCATGGCGGCATGA
- the hdrB gene encoding heterodisulfide reductase subunit B — MSKVAYYPGCALEGSGGPYDRSTRALVKALELEMHDLEDWNCCGAMEVKNVHPMLQTYMSARNLAIAGVKMGFDTVMAPCNGCYHNLKKAEYELATSEEALKTVQDLARQADDPVYKGDVRTLHLLEWLMEELGPEGIKARLKKSLNGIRVANYYGCMYTRPRQIFPEKDRGPGSESTHKPHFMDDLLAAAGAVNVDFPLKTACCGGAHTLSDADTSTQLVLNLLQAAEEAGAEVIATECPTCHSGLEMHQVRAETQFGIKTSVKILYFTQLLGLAMGLSARKLGIHENVSDSLDFLHEKGII; from the coding sequence ATGTCCAAAGTGGCGTATTACCCCGGCTGCGCGCTAGAAGGCTCCGGCGGTCCCTACGACCGCTCCACCCGGGCGCTGGTGAAGGCGCTGGAGCTGGAGATGCACGATCTGGAGGACTGGAACTGCTGCGGGGCCATGGAGGTGAAGAACGTCCATCCCATGCTCCAGACCTACATGTCGGCGCGCAACCTGGCCATCGCCGGCGTGAAGATGGGGTTCGATACCGTGATGGCGCCCTGCAACGGCTGCTATCACAACCTGAAGAAAGCCGAATACGAGCTGGCCACCTCCGAGGAAGCCCTCAAGACCGTGCAGGATCTGGCGCGGCAGGCCGACGATCCGGTGTACAAGGGGGACGTGCGCACCCTCCACTTGCTGGAATGGCTCATGGAGGAGCTGGGCCCGGAGGGCATCAAGGCGCGCCTCAAGAAGAGCCTGAACGGCATCAGGGTGGCCAACTACTACGGCTGCATGTACACGCGCCCGCGGCAGATCTTTCCGGAGAAGGACCGGGGGCCGGGCTCCGAGTCCACCCATAAGCCCCACTTCATGGACGATCTGCTGGCGGCGGCCGGAGCGGTGAACGTGGACTTCCCTCTGAAGACCGCCTGTTGCGGCGGCGCCCATACCCTGTCCGACGCGGACACCTCCACCCAACTGGTGCTCAACCTGCTGCAGGCGGCCGAAGAAGCGGGGGCCGAGGTCATCGCCACCGAATGCCCCACCTGCCATTCCGGGCTGGAGATGCACCAGGTGCGCGCCGAGACCCAGTTCGGGATCAAGACCAGCGTGAAGATCCTCTATTTCACCCAGCTCCTGGGCCTGGCCATGGGATTGTCGGCGAGAAAGCTCGGGATTCACGAGAACGTGAGCGACTCGCTGGATTTCCTGCACGAAAAAGGGATCATCTGA
- a CDS encoding sulfurtransferase: MHRIRQIDSQGLAALAAQGPIQVLDVRTEEEVARGMIEGAIHIPLHLLPRRVGELDPGAVTVVYCRSGVRSAQACAYLAAQGFASPYNLKGGILEWLRSGQAVARSI, from the coding sequence ATGCATAGGATCCGGCAGATCGACAGCCAAGGGCTGGCCGCGTTGGCGGCTCAAGGCCCAATCCAGGTCCTGGACGTGCGCACAGAGGAGGAAGTGGCGCGGGGCATGATCGAGGGGGCGATACACATCCCGTTGCACCTGCTGCCCCGCCGGGTTGGGGAACTGGACCCGGGCGCAGTTACGGTCGTCTATTGCCGGTCGGGGGTCCGCTCGGCCCAGGCGTGCGCTTACCTCGCCGCCCAGGGGTTCGCGAGTCCGTATAATCTGAAAGGTGGGATACTCGAATGGTTGCGCTCGGGCCAAGCCGTGGCACGGTCGATCTGA
- a CDS encoding NADH dehydrogenase → MDEAKKLALIATKGTLDWAYPPFILASTGAALGYEVKMFFTFYGLQLLRKDLSDLKVSPLGNPAMPMKMPFGPKWFRSINWKIPNAVQALVPGFESLASVLMKQTIRQKGVAPIPELRELCLEAGVTFIGCEMTVDLFGFSHDDFIDGIEYGGAATFFEFAGESDVCLFI, encoded by the coding sequence ATGGACGAAGCGAAGAAGCTGGCGTTGATCGCCACCAAGGGCACCCTCGACTGGGCTTATCCGCCCTTCATTCTCGCGTCCACCGGCGCTGCTCTGGGCTACGAGGTGAAGATGTTCTTCACCTTCTACGGCCTGCAGTTGCTGCGTAAAGATCTGTCGGACCTCAAGGTGAGCCCCCTGGGCAACCCGGCGATGCCCATGAAGATGCCTTTCGGCCCCAAGTGGTTTCGCAGCATCAACTGGAAGATCCCCAACGCCGTGCAGGCCCTGGTTCCCGGCTTCGAATCCCTGGCGAGCGTCCTCATGAAACAGACCATCCGGCAGAAAGGGGTGGCTCCGATTCCGGAGCTGCGGGAGCTGTGCCTGGAAGCGGGGGTGACCTTCATCGGCTGCGAAATGACGGTGGATCTCTTCGGCTTCAGCCACGACGACTTCATTGACGGCATCGAGTACGGGGGAGCCGCCACCTTTTTCGAATTCGCGGGGGAGTCGGATGTGTGCCTGTTCATCTGA
- the hdrC gene encoding heterodisulfide reductase subunit C, translating into MPIHEKTLLAPEQVLQADKLVVDGVDVSGHWNTMILPRTLTDYDEDFEKTIQAYGGGENVHRCWQCGSCTNSCTMYAINIDFNPRYWIYLVRLGLKDELLKDKDIIWQCVSCNKCTNICPKDVRPEGVMKAIQHWMEDQGYVPKAPSTLFDEEFTRQCLERGRIEDSEVLLNFFKQTRQNLWQLATRGWLGIFVARMNKWTELKKGRIGRFLARVPILMPMHMAWNLVFKPRTRSWGRTGEILRRYVEEQKRIAHG; encoded by the coding sequence ATGCCGATACACGAGAAGACGTTGCTCGCGCCGGAGCAGGTGCTCCAGGCGGATAAGCTGGTGGTGGACGGGGTGGACGTTTCCGGGCACTGGAACACCATGATCCTGCCGCGCACCCTCACCGACTACGACGAGGACTTCGAGAAGACCATCCAGGCGTACGGGGGCGGCGAAAACGTGCATCGCTGCTGGCAGTGCGGGTCCTGCACCAATTCCTGCACCATGTACGCCATCAACATCGACTTTAACCCCCGCTACTGGATCTACCTGGTCCGCCTGGGCCTCAAGGACGAGCTGCTCAAGGACAAGGACATCATCTGGCAGTGCGTGTCGTGCAACAAGTGCACCAACATCTGCCCGAAGGACGTGCGGCCGGAAGGGGTGATGAAGGCCATCCAGCACTGGATGGAAGACCAGGGCTACGTGCCCAAGGCCCCCTCCACCCTGTTCGACGAGGAGTTCACCCGCCAGTGCCTGGAGCGGGGGCGGATCGAGGATTCCGAGGTGCTGCTCAACTTTTTCAAGCAGACCCGCCAGAACCTCTGGCAGCTCGCCACCCGGGGCTGGCTGGGGATCTTCGTCGCCCGCATGAACAAGTGGACCGAGCTCAAGAAGGGGCGTATCGGCCGCTTCCTCGCCCGCGTGCCCATCCTCATGCCTATGCACATGGCGTGGAACCTGGTGTTCAAGCCGCGCACCCGGTCGTGGGGTCGCACCGGCGAGATCCTGCGCCGGTACGTGGAGGAGCAGAAGCGCATCGCCCATGGTTGA